One window from the genome of Syntrophorhabdaceae bacterium encodes:
- the rpsL gene encoding 30S ribosomal protein S12, producing MPTINQLVRLGREAVKKKSSSPALTNCPQKRGVCVRVYTTTPKKPNSALRKVARVRLTNSIEVTTYIPGIGHNLQEHSVVLIRGGRVKDLPGVRYHIIRGSLDASGVANRKKSRSKYGAKKPKQ from the coding sequence ATGCCTACTATTAACCAATTAGTGAGGCTTGGGAGAGAAGCCGTCAAAAAGAAGAGCTCATCTCCCGCCCTGACAAACTGCCCTCAGAAGAGGGGAGTTTGCGTGAGGGTTTATACGACGACACCCAAAAAACCGAACTCGGCATTGAGGAAGGTCGCCCGTGTGAGGCTTACGAACAGTATCGAGGTCACAACGTACATCCCCGGCATTGGTCACAACCTTCAGGAACACTCTGTGGTGCTGATCAGGGGCGGCAGGGTAAAAGACTTGCCCGGCGTGAGGTACCATATAATCAGAGGGTCTCTCGATGCCAGCGGTGTTGCGAACAGGAAGAAGAGCAGGTCCAAGTATGGGGCAAAGAAACCGAAACAATAA